The window tttttcATGATAATTCTTTATCCTGGTGGATGGCCAAATGCCTGTGCCTGATCGTAACCAGGTATCTTCCTCACAGAAAGAACATTTTTAGGCTGTCAGAAGCCTTTTTGATTCTTGTCTGACCTATGTCCAGTTTATTCCTACTAAGATAGCCACTCCACAGCAGAGTCCTGACCAGGAGGAGAATCAGGTGTGACACAGAGAAGGCAACTCAACAAAACACACAAGATAAGAGAAGCAGTGTATTACTTACAAATCCCAGAGAGAAGAAGGCAGCATGCCTCACAGGGAAAACAGGAAGTAGGGAAGCTGTCTGGGACACATTGGTTCAACCAAcaggtggggaggaagagagagagaaaaaggagccTGTGGGCCAAAGACTTCATTGAGATCCAAGGTGTTACCCAAGCAAGTTTTCCATGTGGAGTTCTAATTGGTGGGTTATGAATAAGCAGGCATGAGTTCCATGGATTCCCACTGTGACTGAAAAGTGACCGCTATGGCTTATCTGCAAAGCCTATGTAGGATGTGGGGGTCAGTCAGGTAGTATCTAGCTGTCCCATAAAGATGTGGTCAGTAGGAGGTGATTGTATAAGAAAGATATATGGATAGATCTGCTTGAGGAACTGGGGGAGGCAGAGAACTGGGAACAATGTCAAGGATGACTAAGCCTTGCTTGTGGTATGAAAAAGCCAACCCTATATTCAAAGTAAATGTCAAGGCAACATAACTCTATCAGGATCTAttatactggcctcataaaaattTTGACCAGTCAGACTATTCTAGCAACTTGGAGTTCTGGAAACGTTTTTCATGAagtaaacagaaaaggaaaacaatgcTAAATGATGGCAATTCATATGTATAAACcaagaagttattttattttattttagaaactgatgtttattttccatcaacCATTTTTCCATGCTGCTTAAGAGCCTATGCAAGAATAGCTTAAGACCAGTCAGTGGTTGCTTCTACCCATTCAGTGGCCTGAGcagtgggagctgcagaccagtctTCCATGGCAGGCTGAGTGCTCCAGTCTTCAGTAGGGAACTGCTGAATAGGCACAGAGGGCACCTGTACACCTTCAGACCAGTCTGCAACCTCAGGCTGAGTAGCAGTGAACTCAGGAGCTGGAGCAGTCCATTCACCCTGAAATTCCTCCTTGATCACTGCCTTTTCAGCAGCAGCCTGCTCTTCTTCTTCAATCTCTTCAGGATCTCTGTAGAAGTAGAGATCAGGCATGACCTCCCATGGGTGTTCACGGGAAATGGTGCCACTCATGTGCAGAACTTCCCAAGCCAGCATCCACCACATCAAACCCACTGAGTGAGCTCCCTTGTTGTTGCATGGGATGGCAATGTCCGCATAGCGCAGAGGAGAATCTGTGTTACACAGCGCAATGGTAGGTAGGTTAACATAAGATGCCTCCGTGAGAGGCTGGTGGTCAGCCCTGGGGTCAGTAACTACAAGAAGCCGTGGCTCCCGGAAGGCTGCCTGGATCTGGTTAGTGAAGGTTCCAGGAGTGAAGTGGCCAGCAATTGGAGTGGCTCCAATGGCAGCAGCAAACTTCAGCACGGCCCTCTGGCCAGTATTCCTGGAGGATATAACACTGACATCAACAGGGTTTTCAATGGCATGAGCTGCCAGCAGAAGCTTCTCCCAGGTCCTCTTCAGATTTATGATATAGATGCCAtcacttttccttttatagatgtACTGTTCCATCTGGAAGTCAAGATTGGTTCCACCTAAGTGGGTTCCTGCTGCAAGGAACTTAAGGACATCCTCCTCCTTCATTTACAGGACATCAAGGGCTCCGGACATTGTGAAAGTTTCCCTTTAAGTTATGACGGGAACCCAGAACAACGCCGTATGGACCCCTCTGTAGGTAGTGGGGAAAGACCAAGAAGTAATTTTACAAcattaatgtgtgtatatatcggTAAAATGTCAGCTGCAGGTAACGGAACAATTGACTGAGTGGCTTAAGccagaatttaaaatgtattggGTAAGAAGAAATCAAGAGATAGATAATCCCTGGCTCGGTACAGTGCCAGAGTGGTCTTCTTAAAAATTGATGGTTATGATAGTCTTTTAAATACTTCCTTCTCTAAATGTTTAATGTCAAAGTttaactttgttttaattttaatgttttgtttaattttgatgttgGTATTGATGTTTTCAAATGAGCAAAGTGCATgtaatcatcaccaccaccaataaACTCTTATTGCTAATATTTGATTatgaaataagataaatattGACCTATTAGATAATTCTCAAATTCTGAGAGAAGTTAGAAAGAAGTTTGGAAACCTAAGTGATCCCTTGTCAAAAATACACTTAAGCAGTACTCCTATAAATAACCAAATTTTGAATGCTCTCAAGTACAGATTAAAGTCAAAGTAGATAAAGCATTATGTTCTGGAATCTATAAATGGAGTTTTATGattttgcaaaaattaaaaaataaattgagattcATCATATGGATGTAAAACATTTTCTACCAGTACTGTGAAGGCAAGAAAAATAGATTATCATAACAACATATGCATTGGGATTTTAAAAGCTCTTTCTGGAAGACcaaattgaaatattaaaaatataattttatatgtatatataggatatCAGGTTCCATATTTTACAGTTCAGTCTCAGAAAATGTCCAATTAAGACCCTAAACAACAATTTGATGACTAATAATAAAATCTACTGTTTTTGAGCAGCTAGGGATTGCTCACTAATGGGTGACTAAGGGGCTACAGTAAGTCCCTTACTCACCCCTTAGTGAGCAGTCCCttatttcagaaaatatcttGGGGCGGATAGCTATACTGTGTTTGCTTTTATGTTTGCCATTGCAGTTGAAATAATTTATGAGACCCTCAATTGGCTCCCAGAACCTGGAACTTTTCAAAGGGTTACAGTGGGAGAAGCAGTAACAGGAATTGATACTTCACCTAACGAAATATTTAACACTAATTGAGGATGAGGCAACATGGAGAGCTCTAGAAGAGTGTTTCCCAAAAAAATCGTTCACTGATAGATTCAGTCTGTTTTAAGTTATTGCTCAGACATTTCAACACATTAATaccaaataaattattctacagGATCTATAATTTagtaagaatatattttatcatgatCTGTTCCTGAGCCCCAGGCTGAGATACATTGTCACCAGTGCTATTGAATCCATGTGGGCCAATTCTTGGGCCTACAGGCATCTTGCCTTGGTTCTGGTAGTGGTGGCTGTGGGTGTGTGAATGGGCAGGTCCTTGAGCTCCCGGGCAGAGGGCATGGGATGAGAGATGATGTTAGCAGTGGTGGTACAACCTTCTACCTTTCACACACATAAATTATAATTGCCTCATAAAATGCTGTGATATTCTATCAATGTAGAGAACATAGCTGTcaacatttacaaatatttacatgaaaaaatgtaATTGATTGAACTATAATCTGTCATGTGATAAAGATGGTGTCGAATAATATTTTGTAATCTTCTGCAGAGTGGCTTCAAGATGGTTGACCAAAAGCATCTGTTACTTATCTCCTCAAAATAATGAACAGATAATCATACTTCTAATAGATTATCGAAGAAAGCATATTGGAATTCAACAGCAAAGTGACAGAAAACACCTGAAGCAAGGAAGAAGAGGGAAGTAAGGCAGCCTGCTAGG of the Pongo abelii isolate AG06213 chromosome X, NHGRI_mPonAbe1-v2.0_pri, whole genome shotgun sequence genome contains:
- the LOC100444590 gene encoding small ribosomal subunit protein uS2-like, with amino-acid sequence MKEEDVLKFLAAGTHLGGTNLDFQMEQYIYKRKSDGIYIINLKRTWEKLLLAAHAIENPVDVSVISSRNTGQRAVLKFAAAIGATPIAGHFTPGTFTNQIQAAFREPRLLVVTDPRADHQPLTEASYVNLPTIALCNTDSPLRYADIAIPCNNKGAHSVGLMWWMLAWEVLHMSGTISREHPWEVMPDLYFYRDPEEIEEEEQAAAEKAVIKEEFQGEWTAPAPEFTATQPEVADWSEGVQVPSVPIQQFPTEDWSTQPAMEDWSAAPTAQATEWVEATTDWS